The stretch of DNA catttaaataatgttgtATAACTGTTGGACACAAAATGTCTCCtaactcactgtgaagtttatTCCTTATACTTATATTTGACCTAAATAAATGAAGCAGGGGTTTTCATTTGTGCTCTAACTGCAGGTGTAAACTCTCCAACCCAGTTTTATGTACCATTCATGCTTTTTGGGGGGCATGTCAGGGTTTTAATATCACACTCAATCAATGCTTTTTCAAATGTGAGTAACTCTATTTAATAAGAATCCTCATGTGTTTTTCAAGCACTAACAGTTTagatcaatttttatttttcatcttgtgATCCAGTGACAGTGAATTCTCGATTGTTATATTACTGTAGTTATTTCATGTGGCGTCCTGGATTAATGTACAACTCATGGTGTATCTCATAATATTACATGATGGCCAGTGTTCTGCTGAATAAAGTCAAAAGTTAACAACAAAAGGTGCCGAGTGAAGTCACTTTCCTGAAGATGGAAATTATGAAAAGTCCCTTAATTGTTCGAGAAGTTCTGTTTTGCCATCATGACACTTCCTCAGTTTGAAAGGTAGGATTATCGATGCCCTGGTTTCCATTTGGAAACTCTGTCCAGGTACCGTGGAGTGGGTCCCTAGTGTGTCTGGGGGCCTCTGAGCTCAGGGTCTGCCAGACGTACTGGTAGCAGAGGAAAACCAGCCCGCAGATGAGCATCATGATGGAGGCAACCATGCCCATTCCGATGGCTGTGCCCACCTGCTGACTGGCGGGAGCTTCTGGAAGGTAGAACTCTGGAGGAAAGTCTATGGTGCTGTTGTTCAGCACAGAACTCATGTTCCAACCCAGTGGCACCAAGCATAACACAGCTGTGAACACATACAGGGTCCCTGCCAGCACGAAGGCCAGCCGGATATTGCTGCGATCCTCCACAGAGAAGTAGGCCATCCTCATGGCCAATGCAGCACTGATGTTCCCCGCTAGGCCGCAGATCACCGCCAGCAGCATCAGCACCTGAGCCACAGAGATCTCTGCTGGAACAAAGGTGTCCGAGATGCTGATCCATTGACAGTTCTCAAATTTGGGAAGGGTGTGGCTGTAGAAACACACCCTCCAGATACCCACCCAGGCCACACCTGAGGTGACAACTGACTTGTCAGTCACATACCAAAGACGCCACTCGTTCATGCCGTTTGTGGTCATGATAAGGATCCATGCCAGAAACCCTGCCACCAGGCCCAGGAACTGCCAGTGAGCTGTGTTAGCCAGGTAGATCATCCTGCCCTGTGTGACTGCTAATGCTCTGAAAGACGGATCTCTGAGTCACACGTCGAGTACACATCCATCACTCCTGCTGAATACAAACATATCCAGTTGTGTTACATGGACTCAAACTCATTTATATTCTGGTATTATGCTCAGATCTGTAAACATGGTCACAATACACTGAGGAAATTATAAGAAAACCCGTCAGTGGGGACTCGTGGTTGGGTTTGTGCCAAAGGTATGCTGGGATTCACCTCAGAAAGGAAACCtttaaagagtcagttcacccaaatgatttaaaaaaaaaatacatatttgaattaaaggtgcaatatacAACATTCAGCCTCACTGGATGACAGAAAACAGCTATTTGCTATGTAAAGATACAGTGGAGTAAGGCGACCTGAGCAGTGAATGAAGTCACACTCATATGTGTTGTTATCTGAATTTCTCTGTTCTTCGTTTTAGTAGTCGGTCCTGCCACATGTGCATGTTGGTGCATGCGAGTCCCTCCCTGTCCTCCAAATCTGTTTCCAATGTGGCCAATGTATTGCAAACTTTCTCAAATGACAGCTGAACTgtacaataaaatatgtttctgaaaacatttaaagtaaGAAATAGGTAATGTAGACAAAGAGAATTGTACCGTTTTTTCCTCACAACTTAAGTAAACAACGTGACAAATGAAGTGTCACATGTACATTTGTCTTTGTCTGAGTTGCTAGTGCTTCAGTGTGACACCTAGTGGCTGAATGTCATGTATTGCAacttaaaatatgatttttcttatttttcttaacACATTTGGTTGTTCTTTTCATCTTCTCAATCACATATTCACATCAGGTTTGAGAGTAACTGGAACTGCATTATCTTTGCATTATTGTTGTTTAAAATCTTTACTGAAAtgaccaacccccccccccccccccaaaaaaaacctcttTTGGTAAACAGTGTCCTGATTACATttgataatccacagacctcactGTCAAACAGGTTTCATTGGATACCCTTTCTATTTAAGAAATGTCTGAACTTGAACTGACCCATCAAGGAGTATTTATTGCAGCAACAGGAAGATAAATGACTGAATTAAACGCTGACTGTGTTGTAAACAGAGACATGcaatcaacacatttttactgttgGTTAATGTCCACCATCTATTTTTTGAAAGGAGGTAACAGGCCTTTTTCACAGATGACATTTTATCATGTCAcggtaggaaaagcacaggtataaataataaatttaaCAATGGCTGATTTCCAtgtagctgcttcagtttcatgctggctcactgtcatgACTTCCTGGGACAAGAAGGAGTGGCCAAACGTTCAACTCTTACTGTACAATTGTTGTGACGTATACTTACGTTACGTTTTAACAATAACAATGCAAAAGGATTATTTACTctcatcttattttgaaatattgagTACATGTAAATTATGAAATACTAAAAACGATAAAACAAGTTTTAGTGGTACAGTATTattgtgtctgtttccttactgtcttttttACTGCCATTATAACAGTTAGCCTTTCTTTTCAATGTAAGCGGTGCATAAACTGTAAGAATCTTCACCTAGACTAACACAAAGATACTTTTAtctataagggatattgttcatcCTTAAGCGAAATGACATTACAACAATTAATATCCTGTTTGTTACAGAGGGAAAGGAATTCTGACGAAATAAACCAACAGTACAAGATGACGTTTTaatgtgttgggttttttttcttttcttttttttttttttacaggaaatTTACTTATAATTCTCtaattttctttcacttttcttcactcttttctttatctctttGTTACATGAGATAGTCAGACATCATAGGCCGAGTCCTTCTCACAAATCACCTATTGTTCACAGTATACACCTATAAATCATTATGGTGAGGAATTGCCTTGTGAAATTTTGGAATATACATGGACTGTTCAAGATGAAGTTCAAATGTTCATCAGTTACATTGAGAAATAGAATAAAATTGCATTGAAAGCTTGTTTTTACAGTAGCTGCAGGTACATGTGCAGGTCAGTTTGAGCATTGCTGTGGTTAATGATTGTCCGATTAAATATTTCCAGGTAGAGGAAATAAAGCAACCACTAATACATTTTATCCTTTTTACTCACCTTGACAATGAACTTCAGTTTTGTTATTCCTCGGTATAAACAGAATACTTCCACACATGCTGAAAAACTTGCATTTTGCTTCAGTTATGCGACACAATGTCTGGCTGTAAAGATGGTCATGTCAAAGTCTTTACCTGCCACATTATCAGTAGAGAGGAGGGTGTGGTGGAGTTAATAAGTGACATCGGACAACAAGCTGATCCACAGCAGGAAATAAATTGGACACCACTGGCTGGTTTCAGCAGactctttatttgatataaagtAGCACAGCTGATAAAGTGTTAAGAGTCAGGCTGTAGCAGTGCATGAAGCGTGTAAAACTGTAACATACTCGAATGTGCAgcacaaacatttacattcgGGAGACAGATTTAATCCCTAAAGTCTGAAATTTAGAGTGACGTTCAAGCTGGTCAAAATGCTTTGGAATGATTttacttccatttttttttggttgcaaAATGATCAACCTGAACAATTCTTTTTAGTGTTGAAATTAAACTAGAAGTCAAGTAACGACTGTGGTAACTATGCATTCAACATCTTCACCGTGAGTAACAATACACAGTGAAGTAATAAGACCCCtatacaaaaaaaaccaaaacaacaacacttgGTCAACTTATATGTGGCCACATCATAATCTAAATAAGATGATCTGAATGTGAGTGGATAAAACAGAACAGCACTTGCAAAAGTGGATAAAATATCGGACAGTGTTTGCAGTGACATGGGGTGACTCCCAGGCACTTCAAATGTGAATTTCACTTGAGACAAAAGTCTGAATGTGAAGTGCTTCTTCTGTGTAGAGAAGTTCAACAAGTGCTCTTTAAAAATGACCAGAATCTGCACACTTTCTACAGCCTTCCAACTTCACCTCACATTTATCACAGTTCATTTTaatgcagaagaaaaaaaaagcttcttcaGTGATAAAAGCAGGGGGCACATATGTCTTTATAAAAGGCCACTAGTTTATACATTAATGTTAACCAAAACCTCacatttgttgaaatatttggCCAGATTTTCAAATGATGTGAAACGTGAACAGGATTTCAGAGTgtgaaattttttttaaaaataaaacatgataaatacTCCTAGTTGCTCAGCGTGTTAACACACACCAGGTAGCATGGCAGCTCAAAATCAGTTGAAGATAAAATACTGTCCCCTCCTGCACGGATTCAAATGGCTACAAtaaattactaaaaaaaaaaaaaaaaaacattaaaataaaaacaaatcaaaaaatgGCATTAAAGACTTTAGATACAGTGGTTGTTTGATGCCAGGAAAAGCAGCATCTCTCACAGAGGAGATACTTCTGGATGCTGTCAGTCCGGTGTAGAAGGTGTGAAGTAGTAGGATGTGCTTGGCTCTATGTGTGAcgctgaaatgaaaaatgacagaaaatgcaGCAGTCTTCATAGATCCAAACAGGCTGTTTGTCACTGTAATTTCtcatctctgtctccctctgctggataCAGCGCTCAACTGCAACTAGCACAATAACTAGCCTTTTATCATTCAAGAGTTTGGGGCTGTTTCAACCACAAACAGGGTCCAGCTTCTTCAAAAGGACAACCTTTGTTCTATCGGCAGACTGTCCATCAGACACTTGAGCTGCTCCTCGCCTAGTTTAATTTTGTCCTCGAGCTTGCGTTGCTCGATGATGAGCGCGGACTTCATCTTGACAAAGTGCTCGTAGTCTGTAAGGCTGTCCTCCTGCAGGTAGTTGGCAAGGATGTCGAAAACCACACCCTCCCGGCGGTCCAGGTTCTCCTTTAGCTCCTTTGCATCCTCATGCTGTCGGATCAGCAACTTTCTCTTCTCGATTAATGTACgctggagaggaaaaaaaacaaagaacaagagGATTTGAGAAGATACATGAAGTTTTCTCTGCTGGAATGAGGAATCATTAAAGAAGCATTTACTATCTGAGACTTTTACTTTACTAACCCTCTCCTCAGGAGTAGCATCTTCCTCCAGACTGTTGAGGGCGTTCTCCACTCTGGCCAGACGGCCTGACAGGGACAGTAGCAGGCTAACCACCTTGTCCAGGTCCCCCACAAACATCCTGAACTTATCCAGCTCATTGGGTTTGCAGACCTTCTGGACTTGGGCCTCCACCTCATCTCCCAGAGCATTGTTGTCCAGGACGTCCTCCTGAAGACTCTCCCTGGCTTCTCGCAACACCTGGAGCTTCTTGGTAAGGCTGTCGATCAGCTCTTGCTGCGaatgagaataaaaatataataaattttATGAAGGGAAAGACGTTAATCTCAATAAACAGATTCTGCATATAAATGAAGATTTGTGTTCTGGTTTCTGTTTTGGCGATTTCTAGAGGAAAATGCAGGTAAGCAGTCCATATGGGGAGCGAAATAGGTGGATAGCACTGGCTGAAATACTGTCTGGGCCTAAAGCACCAACACTGGACTGTGATCCaatacaaagtttttttttttcctgctgctttTAGTTTTCTTTCGAGAACAAATACCTCCTGGTTTTGTTATCATATGAATCTTAAAGATGGATAGTGGGTTCTAGCTGCATGTTACCTTCTTGTTGGCCAAATCAATGTCCAATTCATCTTCAgagtccttctcctcctcctgctcttgcTCCTGCATGTCCTTCATCTTGATGAGGAGTTCAGCTTTGGGAGCAGATGTACTGTAATATGTagagctggttaccatggtgacggCAGCCGCCATGCTGTCCTCCTTTTCCCTGAGATACAAATAACAAACAATGTTTCTCATATTAGCAAAGAAACCAAACAAAGATCAAGTGTAAACTCttgttaaaacaaacactggaCCTCATTCAAGACTCACTTATGACTGATTTCAGGGAACTTGTTGAAATCAGTAATTTTCCCTTATTAAGAATTCAGAGCTTTTTCACCAATGATCTTGGTCTTTTGACTGAATCATGCAGAGATGGTCTGCCTTTCTCCACAGTGAAAAAAACGTTATCTCCCTTAAAATGGTCTTCATCTGGATGAATTTGGAGTTTAATGTGTTACCAACACCAGCAGTGTAACATCACCTACTGTAAAATATTCTCCGGTCACGTCTCTTTTGCCTCCTCCCATCTAACTCATTGACCACTTTGCTTTAGCCAGATGTTTCTTATTATCTAACTTCATGTCAAACTATTCCCTCTTTGAGCTGATCTGATGGCGCTTGCAGCTCTTTTAATAGTTTTGGGGTCCCCTCATATGAATACTGACATAGTTAAATGTGTTATGTATTTGACTGCTGATTTCAAACAGCAGAATTGGAAGCTCCACATTgtgattcttttgtttttttgactcTTGGGTAACATTTCCGTAAGTGATCAAATCTTGTGAACGTGCACCTGCTCATGAACAGGTGGCAAGTTTAAACAAGTTAAACTTGAAAAGTTTGATGAATCAAACTTGGACCATACAGTCTCGCAGTAAAAGGCTCTGTATGACCAATcacagtgtttgtttacaaTAACGTCTGGGTAAGAAAAACCCTTGCGTCATGTACATACAATTTAAAGGcgtggagcaaaaaaaaaagtatatggTAGAAGTAAGTATAAGCAGTAACTAGTAAAAGTGATTAAAAGTAAGCGCAAATAAGTATGAATGAATACAGCAGTGAGGTAAGCAGTATGGCGGCTTCCCACTATGACAAAGGCAGCCACCAGTTAGTCTGAGCGGCGGTGAGATGTCACTGTTGGGTAGATTTGGTTTATACGACGCCTGCAAAGCAACACACTACATTAAATAAGCACAGCAGGAATGTATAGgataggctggactactgtgtTTAACTACATATCTTACAGTTAAATTTTACAGTTACGGCTGAAAATGACTGACGGCTGCCAGTTGCCTAGCTGGTAATGACTGTTAGTGTAACGTCACAGTAATTCAGTATATAACTTTTTCCAGGATGACCCAAACAGATGCGCAATTCATGCATATGAATTAGTTTCACCTCATATAGCTAAATACATGTTAAGTGTTTTTTCCAGGAGTGAATTTAGTTGATACATGACAGTAAATAGACTCTAAAAGACCCAACAAggtgagaaaatgtaaatattaaatgtgtctTCAACAATGTAATCAAAATGTTAACACCTCTTATAAATCACTGATATTAGCTGCAGGGCCCCTCTTGGGTCTAGTATAGAAGCTAAAGATAGAGGCTGACCTTTCCTCAGCAGACCGAGTGACGGCCTGTTTTACTGGCACCTTCCTGCGTTGATGAGCTTCTTCCAGCAGCTGCTCCCCCTGAGGGAAGATGCCCTCCATCAAGTCCATAGTGGTTTTCATCTTGCTCTGGTCAAGAATGTCAGCGAGTGACTTATCCTTCCCCATGATGTCCCTGGCCAGCACCTCTCTCTTCTGGTCCTCAGACAGTCCTGTGGTTACGCCTCCTCTGTTGCCGCCGGGCTCCTCTGTGGGCTGCGGTGGCTGCTGACTGTTGGAGGTGTTGTGGTCTCTAACAGTGGTCATGTATGGGTCTCTCGGGGGCTTCAGGTCTGTCTGAGCAGCCGGCGTGCCGTCGGGGTCCCTCTGACGAGTGAAAGCGCTGCTGCCCAGGCTGCCGAGCCTGGTTACATCAGGACTCTCAGCTTCAGCAACGGGGGAGTCGGTGTGCCGCAAAAATGGACAATTCTCCTTCTCTGTGACTCCCTCTGAGTGCACAATCCTGACGGGTACTTTCTTCACTGCAGGATTCTGGTTTTCTATCACATGTTCCATCCTGAAATTtgagtgaaagacagaaaacaatcTTATAGAAAGAGTCTCCTTGAATCTTCCTGTGAAAAGGAGGAGCAAAACTTTTTTTAGCTGTTATTCCAGCCATATGCTGATTTAaagtttcattgtgtgatgGCAACTGAGATTTTTTCCATGCCCAGTATTGCTGGAATATCCAAGACTCCTGGACTCCTCCCACTACTCTGGTTTCTGCTAGCTGTAATAATCGGTCTGTACAGTCATAAATTCACTACAGATGATATCAATTAGTTGTTGAATCAAGAAGATGAACAAACGGCTTTAAGAGAGTGGCTTTAGactacatttgacattttctgcaTTGGGTTGAATTGCGCCTTAACCGCCTGTGGCTTTTATAGAAATGCGGAGAATCCCTCTAATTCACTGCGGCTTGATAGCACTCACATGTTGACTCTCAATAAGCTCCTTTGTACATGTAGCATAAAAGACACAATGAGTAGAAGTTCTGACTACACTGAGAAGTGGTTTAACACTCACAGCAATGTTTGCACTGGTGTGGCTGCTGGATGAAaactctcattttctttctgagGAGGTGAAAAAGTGAAGATTACCTGTTTGAGTCTTCATCCTGAAGAGAGACAGGAGGCTTGTCGCTGAGCCTCTGGGGGGAAAACTGTGGCGATGGAGAGCGCTGCCCCTCCATGGTCACCGGCCCTGAAGGTCTGTAGGAGAAAGCCGGGGGAGAGGAGGCAGGCTGAGGATTGGATGTTGACAGCTGATGCACTGCCCCTTGTCCTTTGTCCACTAGTCCTTTGCTGTGCTCAGAGTCTCCCTTTGGAGAGTGGGAGGGGACGAAGGCGGTGTTAGGATCACTGTTGGGAGAGCGGTGGGTGAAGATTTCACTCTGGGAACTGGCGAAGGACTCTAGGGAGTCTGGGCATCTGGGTGGGGAAGGCTTCTCCAGCACAGGGGGCTTCCTCCTCGATCCAGACGGCGGCTCGGTGTGGTTGTGGTCCTCAGGCTGAGGCGGGGCAGACTCTGGGACACTGTGAGAGATAGATGTGGGTCTGTGGTTCACGGTGGCTGGAGCAGCTCTATGTCTGCAGTCAGAGTTGGTTCCTGTCATGGGCGGAGGGGGTGGCGCTGAGTAACGCTCAAACTCCACAGGCTTTTCTCTCACTTTACAGTCAGCGGGCCCTCTGTCAGAGAACCTGAGGAACACAATAGAAAGCTTTTAATTACACGATGAGGCAGTGCGGACTATCATCTGCAGCTCAATCAAATAATACACTGTGGCAGAGGCCTTGTTCATCTCTCCAGCAGCCACTATGATTACGACTGTGCCAGCATGACAAGACacatgtctctctttctctctctctctctctctctctctccctccctcttgtgCAAGGCTCCTCCCT from Scomber japonicus isolate fScoJap1 chromosome 7, fScoJap1.pri, whole genome shotgun sequence encodes:
- the cldn34a gene encoding claudin-34; translated protein: MIYLANTAHWQFLGLVAGFLAWILIMTTNGMNEWRLWYVTDKSVVTSGVAWVGIWRVCFYSHTLPKFENCQWISISDTFVPAEISVAQVLMLLAVICGLAGNISAALAMRMAYFSVEDRSNIRLAFVLAGTLYVFTAVLCLVPLGWNMSSVLNNSTIDFPPEFYLPEAPASQQVGTAIGMGMVASIMMLICGLVFLCYQYVWQTLSSEAPRHTRDPLHGTWTEFPNGNQGIDNPTFQTEEVS